One Streptomyces coeruleorubidus DNA segment encodes these proteins:
- a CDS encoding acyl-CoA dehydrogenase yields the protein MGHYKSNLRDIEFNLFEVLGRDKVYGTGPFEEMDVETAKSILEELTRLSENELAESFIDADRNPPVFDPETNTAPVPASFKKSYQAFMDSEYWRLGLPEEIGGTTSPRSLIWAYAELILGANPAVWMYSSGPAFAGILFEEGNEVQKHIAKVATEKQWGSTMVLTEPDAGSDVGAGRTKAVQQEDGSWHIEGVKRFITSGEHDMSENILHYVLARPEGAGPGTKGLSLFLVPKYLFDFETGELGERNGVYATNVEHKMGLKASNTCEMTFGDQHPAKGWLIGDKHDGIRQMFRIIEFARMMVGTKAISTLSTGYLNALEYAKERVQGPDLANFMDKTAPKVTITHHPDVRRSLMTQKAYAEGMRALVMYTASIQDAIQIKEAAGEDAATEHALNDLLLPIVKGYGSEKGYEQLAQSLQTFGGSGFLQEYPIEQYIRDSKIDTLYEGTTAIQGQDFFFRKIVRNQGAALNSLAEDIKKFLALGTGGEELAGAREHLAKAAVELEAIVGLMLTDLAATEQDVKNIYKVGLNTTRLLMASGDVVVGYLLLKGAAIAAEKLETASAKDKAFYTGKIAAAKFFAANVLPGVTLARKVAEGVELDLMELDEAAF from the coding sequence ATGGGGCACTACAAGTCGAATCTCCGTGACATCGAGTTCAACCTCTTCGAAGTACTCGGGCGCGACAAGGTGTACGGCACCGGTCCGTTCGAGGAGATGGACGTCGAGACCGCGAAGAGCATCCTGGAGGAGCTGACCCGCCTCTCGGAGAACGAGCTGGCCGAGTCCTTCATCGACGCCGACCGCAACCCGCCGGTCTTCGACCCGGAGACCAACACCGCGCCGGTCCCCGCGTCCTTCAAGAAGAGCTACCAGGCCTTCATGGACTCCGAGTACTGGCGCCTCGGCCTGCCCGAGGAGATCGGCGGCACCACCTCGCCCCGCTCCCTGATCTGGGCCTACGCCGAGCTGATCCTGGGCGCCAACCCGGCCGTGTGGATGTACTCCTCGGGCCCGGCCTTCGCCGGCATCCTCTTCGAGGAGGGCAACGAGGTCCAGAAGCACATAGCGAAGGTCGCCACGGAGAAGCAGTGGGGCTCCACGATGGTGCTCACCGAGCCCGACGCGGGCTCCGACGTGGGCGCCGGCCGCACCAAGGCCGTGCAGCAGGAGGACGGCTCCTGGCACATCGAGGGCGTGAAGCGCTTCATCACCTCCGGTGAGCACGACATGTCGGAGAACATCCTCCACTACGTGCTCGCGCGTCCCGAGGGCGCCGGCCCCGGCACCAAGGGCCTGTCGCTCTTCCTCGTCCCGAAGTACCTCTTCGACTTCGAGACCGGCGAGCTGGGCGAGCGCAACGGCGTCTACGCCACGAACGTCGAGCACAAGATGGGCCTGAAGGCCTCCAACACCTGCGAGATGACGTTCGGCGACCAGCACCCCGCCAAGGGCTGGCTGATCGGCGACAAGCACGACGGCATCCGCCAGATGTTCCGCATCATCGAGTTCGCCCGCATGATGGTCGGCACGAAGGCGATCTCCACGCTGTCGACCGGCTACCTGAACGCGCTGGAGTACGCCAAGGAGCGCGTCCAGGGCCCGGACCTGGCGAACTTCATGGACAAGACCGCGCCCAAGGTCACCATCACCCACCACCCCGACGTGCGCCGCTCGCTCATGACGCAGAAGGCGTACGCGGAGGGCATGCGCGCCCTGGTGATGTACACCGCCTCGATCCAGGACGCGATCCAGATCAAGGAGGCCGCCGGCGAGGACGCCGCCACCGAGCACGCGCTGAACGACCTGCTCCTGCCCATCGTCAAGGGCTACGGTTCCGAGAAGGGCTACGAGCAGCTCGCCCAGTCGCTGCAGACCTTCGGCGGCTCCGGCTTCCTCCAGGAGTACCCGATCGAGCAGTACATCCGGGACTCCAAGATCGACACCCTCTACGAGGGCACCACGGCGATCCAGGGCCAGGACTTCTTCTTCCGGAAGATCGTCCGCAACCAGGGCGCCGCGCTGAACTCCCTCGCCGAGGACATCAAGAAGTTCCTGGCCCTCGGCACGGGCGGCGAGGAGCTGGCCGGGGCCCGCGAGCACCTCGCCAAGGCCGCGGTCGAGCTGGAGGCCATCGTCGGCCTGATGCTCACCGACCTCGCGGCCACCGAGCAGGACGTCAAGAACATCTACAAGGTCGGGCTGAACACCACCCGCCTGCTGATGGCCTCCGGTGACGTCGTCGTCGGTTACCTGCTGCTCAAGGGCGCCGCGATCGCCGCCGAGAAGCTGGAGACCGCCTCCGCCAAGGACAAGGCCTTCTACACCGGCAAGATCGCCGCGGCCAAGTTCTTCGCCGCCAACGTCCTGCCGGGCGTCACCCTGGCCCGCAAGGTCGCCGAGGGTGTCGAGCTGGACCTGATGGAGCTGGACGAGGCCGCGTTCTGA
- a CDS encoding intradiol ring-cleavage dioxygenase, whose amino-acid sequence MNGRHDEGPHEHDRGLSYDLPVLARRRMIRLMAGASLVPLVGCTTEEEKTTASPSPSSPSSSSAGCAEIPEETAGPFPGDGSNGVNVLKESGVVRSDITRSFGDFADGTAEGVPLTLTLTVVDAASGCGTPKQGAAVYVWHCDREGAYSLYSEGVTEENYLRGVQETDEKGQVTFTSVFPGCYPGRWPHVHFEIYGSLADATAATSITNTSQLAFPKDVCDAVYATDGYGDSVRNLSSLSLEDDGIFSDGHDRQLATMTGTAGDGYTAALTVPV is encoded by the coding sequence ATGAACGGACGCCATGACGAGGGCCCGCACGAGCACGACAGAGGCCTCTCCTACGACCTGCCCGTCCTCGCCCGCCGCCGGATGATCCGGCTGATGGCGGGCGCGAGCCTGGTCCCGCTGGTGGGCTGCACGACGGAGGAGGAGAAGACCACGGCGTCCCCCTCCCCTTCCTCCCCTTCCTCCTCGTCCGCCGGGTGCGCGGAGATCCCCGAGGAGACGGCCGGCCCCTTCCCCGGCGACGGCTCGAACGGTGTGAACGTCCTGAAGGAGAGCGGCGTCGTCCGCAGCGACATCACGCGGAGCTTCGGCGACTTCGCCGACGGCACCGCCGAGGGCGTACCCCTGACGCTCACGCTGACGGTGGTGGACGCGGCCTCCGGCTGCGGCACCCCGAAGCAGGGCGCCGCCGTCTACGTGTGGCACTGCGACCGGGAGGGCGCCTACTCCCTGTACTCCGAGGGCGTCACCGAGGAGAACTACCTGCGGGGCGTCCAGGAGACGGACGAGAAGGGCCAGGTCACGTTCACGAGCGTCTTCCCCGGCTGCTACCCGGGCCGCTGGCCGCACGTCCACTTCGAGATCTACGGCAGCCTGGCCGACGCCACCGCCGCCACGTCGATCACGAACACCTCGCAGCTCGCCTTCCCGAAGGACGTCTGCGACGCGGTGTACGCCACGGACGGCTACGGCGACAGCGTGCGGAACCTGAGCAGTCTCTCCCTGGAGGACGACGGCATCTTCAGCGACGGCCACGACCGGCAGCTGGCGACGATGACGGGCACTGCGGGGGACGGCTACACCGCGGCCTTGACCGTTCCGGTGTGA
- a CDS encoding SseB family protein, which produces MYGYDQTAGPQGQYAPPQQPMSGGYGQQPPLYPEPSPPSLTDAVRAFTTGQMAAEDFQQVFATSKVYCPRGDNPGFLALHNTQQPVIPMFSTLKELRRYAGKESKYFVITGAEVLDLLPTGYGFVLDMEGEHRMVFDAKAVEQMVEFAMRRMYG; this is translated from the coding sequence ATGTACGGCTACGACCAGACAGCGGGCCCGCAAGGGCAGTACGCCCCTCCGCAGCAGCCGATGTCCGGCGGATACGGACAGCAGCCGCCGCTGTACCCCGAGCCGTCCCCGCCCTCCCTGACGGACGCGGTGCGCGCGTTCACCACCGGGCAGATGGCCGCCGAGGACTTCCAGCAGGTCTTCGCGACGTCGAAGGTCTACTGCCCGCGCGGCGACAACCCCGGTTTCCTCGCCCTGCACAACACCCAGCAGCCGGTGATCCCGATGTTCAGCACGCTCAAGGAGCTGCGCCGGTACGCGGGCAAGGAGTCCAAGTACTTCGTGATCACCGGCGCCGAGGTCCTGGACCTGCTGCCGACCGGCTACGGCTTCGTGCTGGACATGGAGGGCGAGCACCGCATGGTGTTCGACGCGAAGGCCGTCGAGCAGATGGTCGAGTTCGCGATGCGCCGGATGTACGGCTAG
- a CDS encoding TetR/AcrR family transcriptional regulator C-terminal domain-containing protein, whose translation MSRSKTTDKNPIPSVWAREQRRADQPALSREAIVREAIAMLDADGIEALSMRKLGARLNAGATSLYRHVATKDELMELAVDEVTAEIHVPPADSPDWRAAVTEAAGSFRTTALRHPWLPLVLGQAGLAYLGPNYMTFSERLAALFTAAGFPEPSRAIDAVFSYVIGMSTTEAAWLTTVARSGETESEFVARLLPTARQVSAGYDHLAAAEATTAAQAADPARLRDDKFAYGLEVVLDGLALRLPK comes from the coding sequence ATGAGCCGCAGCAAGACGACGGACAAGAACCCGATCCCGTCCGTATGGGCCCGCGAGCAGCGCCGCGCCGACCAGCCCGCGCTCAGCCGGGAGGCGATCGTCCGCGAGGCGATCGCCATGCTCGACGCGGACGGCATCGAGGCGCTCAGCATGCGCAAGCTCGGCGCCCGACTGAACGCCGGCGCGACCTCGCTGTACCGGCACGTCGCCACGAAGGACGAGCTGATGGAGCTCGCGGTGGACGAGGTCACCGCCGAGATCCACGTCCCGCCGGCCGACAGCCCCGACTGGCGCGCGGCGGTGACCGAGGCCGCGGGGTCCTTCCGTACGACGGCCCTACGGCACCCCTGGCTGCCCCTGGTCCTGGGCCAGGCCGGGCTCGCCTACCTCGGGCCCAACTACATGACCTTCTCGGAGCGCCTCGCGGCCCTGTTCACCGCGGCGGGGTTCCCCGAGCCGAGCCGTGCGATCGACGCGGTCTTCTCGTACGTCATCGGCATGTCCACCACGGAGGCCGCCTGGCTCACCACGGTCGCCCGCTCCGGCGAGACCGAGTCGGAGTTCGTCGCCCGTCTGCTGCCCACGGCACGGCAGGTCTCCGCCGGCTACGACCACCTGGCGGCCGCCGAAGCCACGACCGCCGCCCAGGCCGCCGACCCCGCCCGGCTCCGCGACGACAAGTTCGCCTACGGCCTGGAAGTCGTCCTGGACGGCCTGGCGCTACGCCTGCCGAAGTGA
- a CDS encoding MFS transporter: MDARNPRRWWILIVLCLSTLVLVVDNMALTVAVPALTEDIGASAQDTQWILDSYILVFAGLLLTSGSLGDRFGRRKVMLIGLLLFGAASLGAVFCASPGELIAVRIAMGVGGALIMPSTLSILITVFDEGERPKAMAAWGSVSMLGLVGSPVLGGVLIDHFAWQAIFLINVPIVALALLAGVLLMPESKAPWQKPDPLGAVLSAVGMTALVWWIIEIPQHGAFGGRSLLVLAVAVVALAGFVIWENVTRSPMVPLVLFKHRNFSGGSLSLALVQIGNAGLLLVLTQYLQFVLGYSAVKAGLAFLPLAVAALAGNAAGAQLAVKIGNRIVILAGMLLMAASFGLLTTLSADSGFTVPAVALGILGLGAGLAMPAAVAALMGTIPEEKAGVGSALNDTIQQSGTALGIAILGSLLSGGYADEMPTGAPEQARESIGGALAVAGGDAGLVLAAREAFTASMSTTFAISAVGVLAAAVVATLVMRDRKPEPARAGNEEPELVA; the protein is encoded by the coding sequence ATGGACGCTCGCAATCCACGCCGCTGGTGGATCCTGATCGTGCTGTGCCTGAGCACGCTCGTGCTGGTTGTGGACAACATGGCGCTCACGGTCGCGGTGCCCGCGCTGACCGAGGACATCGGGGCGAGCGCCCAGGACACGCAGTGGATCCTCGACTCCTACATCCTGGTCTTCGCCGGGCTGCTGCTGACCTCGGGAAGCCTGGGAGACCGCTTCGGGCGCCGGAAGGTGATGCTGATCGGCCTGCTGCTGTTCGGGGCGGCCTCGCTGGGGGCGGTGTTCTGCGCCAGTCCGGGTGAGCTGATCGCGGTGCGGATCGCGATGGGGGTCGGCGGGGCGCTGATCATGCCGTCGACACTGTCGATCCTGATCACCGTCTTCGACGAGGGCGAGCGGCCCAAGGCGATGGCGGCGTGGGGTTCGGTGTCGATGCTGGGGCTGGTCGGCAGCCCGGTCCTCGGCGGTGTGCTGATCGACCACTTCGCCTGGCAGGCGATCTTCCTGATCAACGTGCCGATCGTCGCGCTGGCGCTGCTGGCCGGGGTGCTGCTGATGCCGGAGTCGAAGGCGCCCTGGCAGAAGCCGGATCCGCTGGGCGCGGTGCTGTCGGCGGTGGGCATGACGGCCCTGGTGTGGTGGATCATCGAGATCCCGCAGCACGGCGCGTTCGGCGGCCGTTCGCTCCTCGTCCTCGCCGTCGCGGTGGTCGCCCTGGCCGGCTTCGTGATCTGGGAGAACGTCACCCGCTCGCCGATGGTCCCGCTGGTCCTCTTCAAGCACCGCAACTTCAGCGGGGGTTCGCTCTCCCTGGCGCTCGTCCAGATCGGCAACGCCGGTCTGCTGCTGGTCCTGACCCAGTACCTCCAGTTCGTCCTCGGCTACTCGGCCGTCAAGGCGGGCCTGGCCTTCCTGCCGCTGGCCGTGGCCGCGCTGGCCGGCAACGCGGCCGGGGCGCAGCTCGCCGTGAAGATCGGCAACCGGATCGTCATCCTCGCCGGGATGCTGCTGATGGCCGCCTCCTTCGGACTGCTGACCACGCTCAGCGCCGACAGCGGCTTCACGGTGCCGGCCGTGGCGCTGGGGATCCTGGGCCTGGGCGCCGGTCTGGCGATGCCGGCCGCGGTGGCCGCGCTGATGGGCACCATCCCGGAGGAGAAGGCGGGCGTCGGCTCGGCCCTCAACGACACCATCCAGCAGTCCGGCACCGCCCTCGGCATCGCCATCCTCGGCTCGCTGCTCTCCGGTGGTTACGCGGACGAGATGCCGACCGGCGCTCCCGAGCAGGCCAGGGAGTCCATCGGCGGGGCGCTGGCCGTCGCCGGGGGCGACGCGGGCCTGGTGCTGGCGGCCCGCGAGGCCTTCACGGCCTCGATGTCGACGACCTTCGCGATCAGCGCGGTCGGTGTCCTGGCCGCGGCGGTCGTCGCCACGCTGGTGATGCGGGACCGCAAGCCCGAGCCCGCCCGGGCCGGGAACGAGGAGCCCGAGCTGGTCGCCTGA
- a CDS encoding pirin family protein codes for MPAVTAENPLTLPRVTAPTDAVARPVLAVTTAPSGFEGEGFPVRRAFAGINYRHLDPFIMMDQMGEVEYAPGEPKGTPWHPHRGFETVTYIIDGIFDHQDSNGGGGTITNGDTQWMTAGSGLLHIEAPPEHLVMSGGLFHGLQLWVNLPAKDKMMAPRYQDIRGGSVQLLSTPDGGALLRVIAGELDGHQGPGITHTPITMIHATLAPGAELTLPWREDFNGLAYVLAGRGSVGAERRPVHMGQTAVFGAGSSLTVRADEKQDSHTPDLEVVLLGGQPIREPMAHYGPFVMNTKEELMQAFEDFQKGRLGTVPAVHGMTASGPQD; via the coding sequence ATGCCTGCTGTGACCGCCGAGAACCCGTTGACGTTGCCCCGCGTGACCGCGCCGACCGACGCCGTGGCACGTCCCGTGCTCGCCGTCACGACCGCTCCGAGCGGTTTCGAGGGCGAGGGCTTCCCGGTGCGCCGGGCGTTCGCGGGGATCAACTACCGCCACCTCGACCCGTTCATCATGATGGACCAGATGGGTGAGGTGGAGTACGCGCCGGGCGAGCCCAAGGGCACTCCCTGGCACCCGCACCGCGGCTTCGAGACCGTCACGTACATCATCGACGGGATCTTCGACCACCAGGACTCCAACGGCGGCGGCGGCACCATCACCAACGGGGACACCCAGTGGATGACCGCGGGCTCGGGACTGCTGCACATCGAGGCGCCACCGGAGCATCTGGTCATGTCGGGCGGGCTCTTCCACGGCCTCCAGCTGTGGGTGAACCTCCCGGCCAAGGACAAGATGATGGCCCCGCGCTACCAGGACATCCGCGGCGGCTCGGTCCAGCTGCTCAGCACCCCGGACGGCGGCGCGCTGCTGCGTGTCATCGCCGGTGAGCTGGACGGGCACCAGGGCCCCGGCATCACGCACACGCCGATCACGATGATCCACGCGACGCTGGCGCCGGGCGCGGAGCTGACCCTGCCGTGGCGCGAGGACTTCAACGGGCTGGCGTACGTCCTGGCCGGGCGCGGCAGCGTCGGCGCCGAGCGCCGGCCGGTCCACATGGGTCAGACCGCCGTCTTCGGCGCCGGATCCTCGCTGACCGTCCGCGCGGACGAGAAGCAGGACTCCCACACGCCGGACCTGGAGGTCGTCCTGCTCGGCGGGCAGCCGATCCGTGAGCCCATGGCCCACTACGGCCCGTTCGTGATGAACACCAAGGAAGAACTCATGCAGGCCTTCGAGGACTTCCAGAAGGGCCGGCTGGGGACGGTCCCGGCGGTGCACGGAATGACCGCGAGCGGACCGCAGGACTGA
- a CDS encoding caspase family protein, which yields MTESRHALIIANDRYADQGLKKLRAPAQDAAALERVLRDPQIGDFEVEVVHNASADLMRRRIQGFFNDRSRADTLLLHFSCHGLKSESGELYFAASDTEPPLLAATAVPSQFVRGCMSGTRAGRTVLFLDCCYGGAFSRGSSSVRASGEVNVLESFAKDEPASGRGWAVITASDSMEYAFEGNQLAENSGPRPSVFTHAVVEGLETGEADLDVDGKVSLDDLYEYVYRHVREQNPHQTPKKAAELHGELHLAHSRRGRIKIVAVPSPPSLQAAMNSDDVLKRQGAVLELRRRLRHTELPVAEGARQHLEEVARNDIQQIADLASDVLSEIRLTPSPDHLDFGLIPKGSTPQKRSVTMHGPLLARHCVAQPTQSWLRVDPIRSGLEVHVDTAAEGHLSGDIVLKGVADESVIHVEAVVGPAHEPGGGPSHGSTRTTHGSDRKRDTAIVEPPRIPPPPEKPPPTTAHQTRRDQSSPSRRAPALAGAALALAGTAVVTLVLGLQAAVVAVMERGDEGVHGNIEENIREHGALTPLTVCLIAGAVALVVGAFARHDLGARREQYTRQAASGTHTLTSIAKGLAIPALVLAVLAGITYLVGSSHW from the coding sequence ATGACGGAATCCAGACACGCGCTGATCATCGCCAACGACCGGTACGCCGACCAGGGGCTCAAGAAGCTCAGGGCGCCTGCCCAGGACGCCGCGGCCCTCGAGAGGGTGCTGCGCGACCCGCAGATCGGCGACTTCGAGGTGGAGGTCGTGCACAACGCATCGGCCGACCTCATGCGCAGGCGCATCCAGGGCTTCTTCAACGACCGCAGCCGCGCCGACACGCTCCTGCTGCACTTCTCCTGCCACGGCCTCAAGAGCGAGTCCGGCGAGCTGTACTTCGCCGCGAGCGACACCGAGCCCCCGTTGCTGGCCGCCACGGCCGTCCCCTCCCAGTTCGTCCGCGGCTGCATGTCCGGCACCCGGGCGGGCCGCACCGTCCTGTTCCTCGACTGCTGCTACGGCGGCGCCTTCTCCCGGGGCTCGTCCTCTGTGCGCGCTTCCGGAGAGGTCAACGTCCTCGAGTCGTTCGCGAAGGACGAGCCGGCCAGTGGGCGGGGCTGGGCCGTCATCACGGCGTCCGACTCCATGGAGTACGCCTTCGAGGGCAACCAACTCGCCGAGAACTCCGGTCCGCGGCCTTCGGTGTTCACGCACGCGGTGGTCGAGGGCCTGGAGACCGGCGAGGCCGACCTCGACGTGGACGGGAAAGTATCCCTCGACGACCTGTACGAGTACGTCTACAGACACGTACGGGAGCAGAACCCCCATCAGACGCCGAAGAAGGCGGCGGAGCTGCACGGGGAGCTGCATCTGGCGCACAGTCGGCGTGGCCGCATCAAGATCGTCGCCGTTCCCTCGCCGCCCTCCCTGCAGGCGGCCATGAACAGCGACGACGTCCTTAAACGGCAGGGCGCCGTGCTGGAGTTGCGCAGACGACTGCGGCACACGGAGCTGCCCGTGGCGGAAGGAGCGCGTCAGCACTTGGAGGAGGTCGCGCGCAACGACATCCAGCAGATCGCCGATCTGGCGTCCGACGTCTTGAGTGAGATCCGCCTGACACCGTCCCCCGACCACCTGGACTTCGGCCTGATACCGAAGGGCTCGACCCCCCAGAAGCGGTCCGTGACCATGCACGGCCCACTGCTCGCCCGTCACTGCGTGGCCCAGCCCACACAGTCGTGGCTGCGGGTCGATCCGATCCGGAGCGGTCTGGAGGTCCACGTCGACACGGCCGCCGAGGGGCACCTGTCCGGCGACATCGTGCTGAAGGGTGTGGCCGACGAGTCAGTGATCCACGTGGAGGCGGTGGTAGGCCCGGCACACGAGCCCGGAGGCGGGCCCTCGCACGGCTCCACGAGGACGACGCATGGATCGGACCGCAAGCGGGACACGGCGATCGTCGAGCCCCCGCGCATCCCGCCCCCACCCGAGAAGCCGCCCCCGACCACTGCACACCAGACGCGAAGGGACCAGTCGTCCCCGTCCCGACGCGCTCCCGCCCTTGCCGGTGCCGCCCTCGCCCTCGCCGGCACGGCGGTCGTCACGCTCGTACTGGGCCTCCAGGCGGCGGTGGTGGCCGTCATGGAACGGGGCGACGAAGGGGTGCACGGCAACATCGAGGAGAACATCCGCGAGCACGGAGCGCTCACACCGCTCACCGTGTGTCTGATCGCCGGTGCGGTGGCGCTGGTCGTCGGCGCGTTCGCCCGGCACGATCTGGGCGCACGGCGGGAGCAGTACACGAGACAGGCGGCGAGCGGTACGCACACACTGACCTCGATCGCGAAGGGTCTGGCGATCCCGGCGCTGGTCCTCGCCGTCCTCGCGGGCATCACCTACCTGGTGGGCAGCTCTCATTGGTGA
- a CDS encoding AI-2E family transporter, which yields MQDSDPTAPGPRPLLPDPLRRLAAWCALLLLVSGVVYVGIRLCDEFRTAVVPVLLALLGTALLGPLHRRLVRAGVQRSVAAGLTCVAVVAVVGGAVYIVVAALIDTGDEIVASLKQAARGISEYFGAAGTSLEDLASNARELLGKFGGSAASGVISGVSVVGETIAMAVLALLLVFFFLRDSDKAAGTLRALSPRGSAETLEAMARRAFQAVEGFMRGTTFIALIDALCITVGLLVLDVPGAAGLGALVFVGAYIPYLGAFISGAVAVLVALADRGFVIALWVLGVVLAVQVLEGHVLQPMIQSRTVQMHPAVVMVAITAGASVAGVLGMLLAVPLTAAAFGVLQS from the coding sequence GTGCAGGACTCCGACCCGACCGCTCCCGGCCCCAGGCCGCTCCTCCCGGACCCCCTGCGGCGTCTCGCCGCCTGGTGCGCGCTCCTCCTGCTCGTGTCCGGGGTCGTCTACGTCGGGATCCGGCTGTGCGACGAGTTCCGGACCGCCGTCGTGCCCGTGTTGCTCGCGCTGCTCGGGACGGCCCTGCTCGGGCCCCTGCACCGGCGGCTGGTGAGGGCCGGGGTGCAGCGGTCGGTCGCGGCCGGGCTCACGTGTGTCGCGGTGGTGGCCGTGGTCGGCGGGGCCGTGTACATCGTGGTCGCCGCGCTCATCGACACGGGCGACGAGATCGTCGCCTCGCTCAAGCAGGCCGCGCGGGGCATCTCCGAGTACTTCGGGGCGGCCGGGACCTCGCTGGAGGACCTGGCCTCCAACGCCCGGGAGCTCCTGGGCAAGTTCGGCGGCTCGGCCGCCTCGGGTGTGATCAGCGGGGTCAGCGTGGTCGGCGAGACCATCGCCATGGCCGTGCTCGCGCTGCTGCTCGTCTTCTTCTTCCTGCGCGACTCCGACAAGGCCGCCGGGACGCTGCGGGCCCTGTCCCCGCGTGGCTCGGCCGAAACCCTGGAGGCCATGGCGCGGCGGGCCTTCCAGGCCGTCGAGGGCTTCATGCGCGGCACCACCTTCATCGCCCTCATCGACGCGCTGTGCATCACCGTCGGACTGCTCGTCCTCGACGTGCCCGGGGCGGCCGGGCTGGGGGCGCTGGTCTTCGTCGGCGCTTACATTCCCTACCTCGGCGCCTTCATCTCGGGAGCCGTGGCCGTGCTGGTCGCGCTCGCCGACCGGGGGTTCGTCATCGCGCTGTGGGTGCTCGGGGTGGTGCTCGCGGTGCAGGTGCTGGAAGGGCATGTGCTCCAGCCGATGATCCAGAGCCGGACCGTGCAGATGCACCCGGCGGTGGTGATGGTGGCGATCACGGCCGGGGCGTCGGTGGCCGGTGTCCTCGGGATGCTGCTCGCCGTGCCGCTCACCGCCGCCGCCTTCGGCGTCCTCCAGTCGTGA